The Nicotiana tomentosiformis chromosome 2, ASM39032v3, whole genome shotgun sequence genome includes the window TGCAATTAGAGTTTTGTAAGTAGTTTGGTATGTCCATAAAGAATTATCATGCTTTGTAGCCCAATCCTTTCTACTTACACCCACTGTTTTCTCAAGAATCTACTTTATCTCTCTATTTCACACCTCAACCTGGTCACTTATTTGAGGATGATCGGTAGTTGCAATCTTGTGCTTGAATCCATATTTTACTAAGAGATTATTTAGTAGCATGTTACAAAAAGTGTGTGTTTCGATCACTTATCAACACTTGCATGGTATCAAACcttgtaaaaatatattttttcacaaAGTTTACTAGAACTTTTacatcattagtaggaagagcaatgtcTTTCACCCACTTAGACACATAGTCAGGTGCTAGTAAGATGTATTTTTTCCCATTTGAGAAGGAAATGGACCCATAAAATCTATttcccacacatcaaaaatctcAAACTCAAGGATGACATGTAGTGACATCTTGTGCCTTTTAAAAAATCGTTCCAGTTCTTTGGTACCTATCACACTTTTTTACGAACTCATATGCATCATTGAACAACCTATTCCAATAGAAGTCCGATTGCAATACCTTTGCAATAGCCTTGCCATCCGCATGATTACAATATCTTTTATCTCTGCTTCCAACACACATATTCTTTCTTATCAGCTGATCGATGTAATATTTAACAAAGATGGCTCGTTCCACACATAAGATCTCATATCCCGCAAGAACTTCTTTTTGGCATGAGGTTCAAGATCTAGTGAAAACTCTCCACTTGGCAGGTGATTCACATAGTCTGCATACCATGGCGTTTCCCCACTAGTGATGGCTAAGAGTTGCTCATCAGGAAAAGTCTCATTGATCGCACCTTCCTCATCCACATGATTTTGAGTTTCTAATGTGTACAAGTGACCAGCCACTTGATTCTCTATTCTGACATGTACAAGTGACGTGTACAATACCTGATAGCTAAATGATCtatgtagacgatgactttggtgccTCCTAGGTAAGCCCGAAGTTTttcaaacacctagagtacaACAAAAAACTCTTTTTAAGTCATAGTATAGTTTATCTAAGCAGGAGTAAGGGTCTTGATTGCATAGTAGATGGAGTAAAATAATGTATTCTTTCTTTGGCTCAAGACGATGCCAATTACATTATTACTAGCATCGCATATCAGCTTAAATGGCTTATTCCAGTCCAAAGCCACTATAATTGGTGCACTCACTAAGTTTtgcttcagctcctcaaatgcttttaGACAAGCATCATCAAACTTTAAAGGTACATCCTTCTTAATCAACCTGCAAAATGGAGATGAATTTTTGAGAAATCCTTAATAAAGCAGTTATAGAAACATGCATGTCATAAGAGGTTGCAGACTCCTTTAACAGAAGCTGCTGATGACAACCTTTAAATTGCTTCCACCTTAGCCTTGTCAACTTCCAGAACGTCTTTGGACACCTTGTGTCCCAACACTATGTCTTCTTGTACTATGAAATAATACTTCTACCAGTTTAGCACGAGATTAGTCTCCTCGCACCTAGAAATCACTTTACCAAAATTGGTTAAGCATTCATCAAACGAGGGACCAAACACAAAACAATTATCCAGAAAGACCTCCACAAATCTTTCCACCATATCATTAAAAATAACCATCATAAACCTTTCAAAATTCAGAGGTGCGTTACATAATCCGAATGACATTCTCTTTAAGGTATAAGTCCCACAAGGGCATGTAAATATTCTCTTCTCTTGATTCTTAGGGTCAATAGCAATTTGATTGTACCCCGAATAGCTATCAAGAAAATAGTAGTATTTCTATCCAGCTAACATGCCAAGTATTTGATCAATAAAGGGGAGTGGGAAGTGATTTTTACATGTAACATTATTCAACTTTCTGTAGTCTATGCATATTTGTCAGCCAGTAACCATCCTAGTTGGGATTAATTAATTTTGATCATTTACTAAAAAGTCATACCTCTCTTCTTAGGCACACATTGGACTAGACTTACTCACTTACTGTTTGAGATATAAAATACAATACCCGCATCGAGACACTTAGTAACTTTTTCTCTTACCACCTTTTTCTTGATATGGATTTAGGAGACGCTGATGCTTCACGCTAGGCTTGTCTCCCTACTTTATGAGGATCTAGTTCATAAAGAAAGTAGGGCTAATACCTATTACCTCAGACATATTCCTTCCAATGGCATGCTTGTACTCTCGCAACATCCTCAATAACTTCTCTTCctacaaataaaaaaaatcagaagAAACAATCACATGCAAAGTATTAGAACTACCTCGTAGTCCAAGATGGTAAAGTCTGATAGGAAGATAAAGTGATGAATCTGCAGTAACATATCCTCAATTACCCTCTTGGGATATGCCAAAGATATATCAGCCAACTATAGCATGACTGTAGCAGATCGTGGAGCTCTTAAGCCTAGTTGTTTGAACAATGATTACCACATCACATTTATACTTGCACCTAATCACAAAGAGCTCTACGTACATCAACTTTACCAATTCTCATGGAGATTGTGAAGTTTCCCGAATCCTTAACCTTTTGCGGAAGCTGTCATTGAATCCTAGAAGTGCACTCCTTGGTGAGCGCAACAATTTCAAAATTAGTCAACCTTCGTTTGTGTGCCACTATGCCCTTTATGTACTTTATCATATTTTGGGACATTAAAAATCATGTCCACTAATTAAATGTTCAAATGTACCTATTTTAATATGTCTAGAAACTTGTTAAACATGTGATCATATTTCTTCTTTTAAACCTCTGAGGGAAGGGCGGTggacctctttcgattacaactTGCTTAGGTATTGGTGTGTTCCTCTCAGTCACCTCCATGGGTTTTGGAACTCTTTATTATTTAACCCTAGACAAATCCTTTTCTTACGTACCACTACCAATTTTTTTCCATTTCTCAAAATCACTGTATTGACTTATGGATTTTATCAGTATCACGGGAAGAGCCCTTACAGGTCTGGTAACCTGGTTACTTTCTATTTTCCCAACTTGTCTTTTCAAGTTCCTAAAGTTAGTCCTTAGCTACTGATTTTCTAGAATTGTTTATTGATTGTTGCCCAACATCTTTCTCAATAATTTAGTCACATTCTTCTCCACTTGTTGTGGTAGTTTCTTTGGTTATTGATAGTGCCCTTAGGGTTTGTTATTATTCCAATTTCCATCCCAAGAGaaattaggatgattcctccaatttggattgtacgTGTTCCCATATGAGGGCGTTCTGATTCATTAGACCCCTGCGTTATTGCCCTATATAGTAGATGAATTCATGATTCAAAGAATATTGGTCACTTGTGTGACCTTCCCAATATATCTCGCAACAAGTGGTTATCTATTGCACATGTTGTATCGGTTGGCCTGTGCCATTATCAACTTACCAACCTGATTTGCTATCTTTTCCATATCAGCTCTCAAGGTCGTGAGTATATTCGCATCAATCATACATGTTGACTTCTTCTTAACTATTCTAGTTGGTTCTCTATCAGCTTGCTAGTTGATTATTGGTAGCAAAATTATTCAGCAATGTTTAGATTTTGCCATAAGTCTTCACCATGCACATACCTTCATAAGTTGAGTCTAGATACATCTTTTAATCCTCATCTAACCTATCTATAAAAGTGTGCCCTAATAAGTAGTTGTTTATAACGACTCGattagtcatttttctttctagaaatCCATTCCCATTTTTGAAACTTCTCATATGTTATTTTCATATATTAAGGCTTGTGGAGTCAGTTGGTTTagttttggaagggttcgagttgaaatcggaatacttagttccatagTATTGGCcgaaggtggccaagtttgacttaaatcaatattttgagtaaatgacctcaaaattagGATTTAAAAGTTTTAATAGGTTTGCATGGTGGATTTGGGCTGGGTCACATGTTTGAGTCGAGTTTCTCGTGGCCTGGGAGTGATTCGACGCTTATTATTAAAAGTTAGCGTtttaaaggttttagaatttGTTAAGATTAACTTGGAgtggactttggtgatatcggacCTCGTTTGGTGTTCCGAGCCTCGGATAGGTTAGTATCATCATATTGGACTTCTGTGCTAAATTTGGTTCCATTTCGGGTTATCTAGGTATAATTCATCGCATTCGGAGTTAGTTGAAAGAAGTTGAAAGTTTTGAAGGTTGATTAGTTTGGTTTGGCGTGCTATTATTGGCCGTGATGTTATTTTAGGTGTTTTGAAGCCTAAAATAGGTTCGGATTATGTTTATGgagttgttggtatatttggacgggatcCCGGGTGGCTCCACTGAGTTTCAGACCACTCAGAGCAATATCGAAGTTAACAAATTTTGCTGCTATCTAGTGTGCATCGCAATCGCAAAGAAGGTCTCGCGGTCGTAGAGTGTTATGTAGAGCTGGGGATGATTTTTTCTTAATGATCATGGAAGGGGCATCACGATCATGGTTAATGGATATGCTGTGCTTTGCGTTCGCGTGATGAGGGTCATGAACGCGATGTGTTAGATAGACTGGCCTAGGTTGACAATTGTTCTTCACAATCAGGTGAGGTCTTTTGCCATCGAAGATGAGGAAGTTCTAGGGCTGGAATATTTGGCCTTCGTGTTTGCGGAGCTGGGCTTGTGTTCGTGTAAGCTTGGTTGGCTGTGGGTCGCTATCCTGATAGATTCCTCACGTTCACAAATGAGGGAGATTTTCTAGAGGCaaagttggccttcgcgatcgcgagggtactTCTGCGATTGCAAAGAAGGAGACATGGGAAGATTATAAGTTTCAATTTTGGGACTTAACTCATTTCATCTTATTCTCTCATTGCTTGGGGGATTTGGGTGCTTCTTTTGGAGCCATTTTCATTTattaacacaaggtaagtgattcttactggTTGTTagctaaatacatggattatatatgaatttgtacatgaaatcaataaaataattgtgggattttattggaaaacctagaagtgataaaaatgagatttgaccacaaaattggatatgAAATTagaaacaaattatatatttcagTTTGTGATGTTAAGGGTAACATTTAATTTTGAGAATTTTCGGAATCGGAGCATATGTTCctggggttaacttttgttgacttttcgtgtGAGGTCGAGTATTgtttctaattgttaaattatggGCTCTTTGGTATATTTTGATTAGTTGGCACATTCTATTGCTTAGTTTCTGGTTGTTCGGCATTGGTTTTTTTGATTTGATGCACTTGCCATGTCTTTTACCTGTCATACTATTTTTTATGTACAttgattattggaccactagtaagtgtcgatgtcgaccctcgctactacttcttcaaggttagactagatacttattgggcacatattgatttacatactcatactacacttttgcactgaTTGTGCAGGTAGTGAGATAGGTACATCTGCTGGTCACACAGACGCGTAGGTGTACCAGCtgggagacttagtggtgagctacttcctATTCTTCCACCCCCAACACCCAGAGTCTTCTTCCCCTATATTTATTGTATTCTGTCGACTTTGATTCCAAACAATAGTTTTAATGGTTTTGTATATTCTTGTAGCTGCTCTTGCACACGTGACACCGCATTTTGCGGATTTTAGACATATGTTCATGGCTGTATTTGTTGTTATATCATTCAGCCTTATGTTTTATTTCATGTTTCGTATCATGGAAAAGATGTTGGTATTTTATTATGAATTCTAAATCTACTTTTGCTTATTTATTTTCATTACTTGTTTTAAAAAGTGCAATGAGAAGTCGTGAtgattattgttggcttgcctaacagcagcattgggtgccatcacgatctatggtaggaaattgggtcatgacatcttGGTATgtgagcactaggttcacatacgTTTTACGAGTCATGAGAAGACCTAGTAGAGTCATGCGAATCGatgcagagacgtctgtacttatcttcgagaggctatagggtgttaggaaacttccctTTCTTCATTTCCTATCTTGCTATCAATGTTGTTCTAAGTCTAAatctttctcttattttctcacatatggtgagaacgcacACGATGGCATCATCTAGCGGTAGAGTGGTTGCACCCCTGACTAGAGGGGGAGCCCAGGCCCCTACTGCTCATGCTTCAGGGCACATTGCTGCTATTTATCAAACCTCAAAGGTACTACTTGCAGGCGAAGTTCAGCCGGTTGCAGTGGCTAGAGCAAAGACTAGATCGGTCGCGACCATCGAGGAGCAGAAGTAGCTGGACAGATTTACTAGGATTCATCCTCCCCACTTTAGCGATGAGCCGTCATAGGACCCACAAGATTTCATTGACCGTTGCAGGGACATGATGCATAATTTGGGACTAGTGAAGTCCAATGGGATTGATTTCACCACTTTTTAGCTAGAGGGAAAAGCCCGTAGATAGAGGCATTCTTATCTTCTAGGTATgccagcaggttcacctcccttgacttgggatcagttcactcACATCTTCCTAGAGAGTGCAAAGGTATATTTTGGGCTTGAACTACGGGATTCAAGTTACTATGGTCCGAGAGGCAAAGTTAGGGACTTCTTTCCACAAGGATGTGGAGATATCTCGGAGGATCAAGCATATCCGCAGTTAGAGAAGAGAAGCCATGTTGAGGGACAGACGACCTCTGTATTCTGGAGGTTTCAGCAGCGCCCTGTCTGGGGGTAGAGGATAGTTTGGGAGGGCCCATCCTAGTAGGCTCATGTATTCATCACTGCAACCTATTCAGGGTACTCCAGTGCAGCCCTACTTCAATATCATTCTAGAGAGTACCTACCGTCCATCGGCTATTCAGGGTTTCTCCAGTGGGCACTTAGGCTATTAGGTCCAGATCTTGAGTTAGTAGTTTCCCACATctagaggttgttttgagtgtcgGGAGCTTGGTCatgtgaagaggttttgtcctagACTTCAAGGGGAGGCAGTGTAGAAGGGCCATCAGGCCATAATTACCGCACCGCTCATTCGGCTGGCCAGAGACAGAGAACAGGTAGTTAGGCTTCTCCCTAGATGTGGAGGCCATCTAGGTGGCGCTCCAGGTAGATTCTATGCCTTTACAACTAGGTTGGAGTCAATAGCCTCTGAcgttgtgatcacatgtattatttttgtttgtcatagagatgcatcagtactATTTGATACAAGATCTACCAATTCATATGTATCCTCTCATTTTGCTCCTTATCTGGATGTATCTCGTGAGTCCTTAAGTATTTCTGTGTTTGTGTCCAAGCTGGTGCGTGATTTTGTCATTGTGGATCAGGTTTACCTGTCCAGTGTGGTGTCTTTATATGTGTATGATACCAGAGCAGACCTTTTATTGCTCGATAATATTGACTTTGAGGTTATCCTTGGCATAGATTGGTTGTCTCCGCatcatgccattcttgattgctATTCCAAGATTGTTACATTAGTGATGCTAGAGTGGCCTAGACTAGAGCATAGATATTCATCTAGTAGTGCATCCAGTTgggttatttctttcttgaaatctcaacatatggttgagaaTGGTTGTTTGGCCTATCTGGACTTTGTTCGAGATACTGCTATGGAGACTCTCGTGATAGACTAAGTGCCTATGGTGAGGGAGTTTTCTGATATATTTCCTACTGACTTACCAGGCATGCCATTGGATTGTGATATCGATATCGATATTGATTTGGCGTCAGGCACCCAGCCTATCCTATTCCGCCTTATCATATAGCTCTTGCGGAGTTGAAAGAGCTGATAGAGCAGATTTAGGAGTTGCTCGAGAAGGGATTCATCAGGCCAAGTATGTCAGTTTGGGgtacaccagtgttatttgtgaagacgAAAGATGGGAGTATGTGGATGCGCATTGATTACCGTAGGCTGAATAAGGTcatcatcaagaacaagtattcattGCCACGCATTAATGACTTATATGATCAGCTACATGGTTTGAGGGTGTTCTCGAAGATCAATTTGAGAtctggataccatcagttgaggatttgCGCTTTGAATGTTCCGAAGACGGTTTGACCCGGAAGGGTGTTCAATTCAGGTGGTACAGTGATTGttaggcgagctttcaaaagctcaagaccgcatggACTATAACACTGGTGTTTCTTTTGCCTTCTGGTTCAGGGATGTACACTGTATATTATGACACTTCACGTGTTGGGTTGGGTTATGTACTGATGCATGAGGGGCGAGTGATTGCTTATTCTTCTTGTTAGTTGAAGCTCCACGGGGAAGAATTACCTTGTGCACAATTTAGAGTTGGCTatgatagttcatgctcttaagatttggagacattatcttCATGGGGTG containing:
- the LOC138905365 gene encoding uncharacterized protein → MASSSGRVVAPLTRGGAQAPTAHASGHIAAIYQTSKVLLAGEVQPVAVARAKTRSVATIEEQKDASVLFDTRSTNSYVSSHFAPYLDVSRESLSISVFVSKLVRDFVIVDQVYLSSVVSLYVYDTRADLLLLDNIDFEVILGIDWLSPHHAILDCYSKIVTLVMLEWPRLEHRYSSSSASSWVISFLKSQHMVENGCLAYLDFVRDTAMETLVID